Genomic DNA from Alosa alosa isolate M-15738 ecotype Scorff River chromosome 6, AALO_Geno_1.1, whole genome shotgun sequence:
TGCACATCCGTAAATTCTAGGGGCGAGGCCTTTAAAACGAGCATATATAGGGGCGTTATATTTAAATTACACTTGTTTCCAACCGCCACATTTATCAGCACACTTTATTCTTACGCTGGAATTTGTAGTGATATCAACGTTTCATGAATCACGAATCATGAGCCCTGTCGTAAGATGATTTCTGCGCTCAGATCTACACTGGTTTCTACGCTCGGTTGATAAATGAGGGCCATAATCTCTGGAGTCACATCTGTCCCCACAAGAGAAGGCCCTGACATAACTGCACATTAATGCTTTAAACACTGAGAAAAGCACTAATGTCACTGAGGAATAAGGTTGCAGACCGCTAAAAATCATTGACAGTCAGTCCTGTCCCTAGGCTTCAGCATATGCTCGATGCAATTGCTCTGTTCTTAGCAATATAAGTCATTCAAAACCACttctcatgtgtttgtgtttagccATGAAGGCATGGCACACATTGTCGTCTTGTACAAACTATACATTGAGTAAGCAAACATGTGTAATGAATGTACTGTAGGGTATGTGTAAAGAATTAGAATAGATTAACATTAGTGGAGTGGGGTGGAAGGTGCAGGTGTCTGCATTGtacaacaaaatgtgcaaaactGGTCCCAAATATTTTCATAAGGAGAAATAGGTGACATTCAGTGGAAAGTATAGCTTTTTATAGAACCCTTTGCTGAAACAGCAGTAAATTAACATGGTCAAACTGTTCTCTCCCGACTGAGCCTCTTCTAACTATCCAAACTTTGACTACCTTCTCTTATGGAATGTGCGTTTAAATGTCTGTATCTGTTTATGACTGTGATTCAATTGACCACTCCTGGCTTGAGCACCACAGTGCCAGAGGGGATGACCACCCAGGACAGTGGGTCATGGGAGGACCCTGTGGAGAGATTAAGGACTCCACCTGCCTCTAGTTCCTCTTCTATCTCCTCCCCGCATGGCCCTGCCCCCAagcctcctgctctcctctcagcACCTAGTACAGGCATCATAGGCAGTCCTTGTGGAAGGGCATGGAAAGCAGGACATAAGAGGGATGCTTTTCCCAGCCCAAGCGAGGATCCACTGAGGGACAGGAACGAGGCTCCCCCTAAGCCAGCTGGGGAAGAGCTGGGGCAACCCAGTGTGCTGAGATCCAGCGGTCTGGGACTCAGGGAGGTAATGGGAAGAGATCCCCCCATCCCCTGAAGCCCATGTCTCCCCAGAGGAGCAGCCGTTGCCCCTGGAATGATAATATGAGCCCTGCTGATGTAGGCAAGCTCAGACTCGTTTCCCATACCTGTCCCTGCACCTAGCTCCCCAATTTGTACTTTCAGCAAAGACCCCATGGTACCTGATGCAGGGGGGGCCTGGGCCACAAAATGCCCGTGGGCTTTGATATGCTTGCGCAAGGAGCTAGGGTCGGTGTAGCGTTTCAGACAACCCACCATCTTGCAGTAGTAGGGCTTGTCCACgtagtgcgtgcgtgtgtgcttgaaGCGATCGCTGGAGTTTGAGTAACGTTTGTTGCAGCCCTCATATGGACAAATGTATGGCTTCTCCCCTAAGAGAGAACACGGTGGGAAAAATAGAACAAAGTTGTAACAGAGAGAGTGGCAGATTTACTTATGTGTGAACAGCATCATCCCTACCACATGTCtttgaaataaatatattgttttcattcatttgttGGCAGGAGTATTGTtgcactgacctgtgtgtgagcGGTTGTGAATCTTGAGGTTTTCCAGGCGCGAGAAACTCTTGTTGCAGGTGGGGCAGCAGTGTGGTTTCTCATTGGTGTGTGTACGGATGTGTATCAACATTTTATACCTAATTGAGAACAagaaggaaaacaaaatgtaattgACTGAATTGATTACAATAATCAATTCACAGCAATGAATGGCATCACCATGTCCCATACATGAGTTGAAATTAAATGtggcagagagtgtgtgacagtgtgctaaatttcaattatttatttataaggaCAACACACATTAATGAACATCTCTAGAAatgtgtcattaaaaaaaaaacaattattgtGTTAGTCCGACCAAAACCAAACATTTTACATGTGTCCGACTGAAAACGGAC
This window encodes:
- the glis2b gene encoding zinc finger protein GLIS2b, with product MLSLDEPLDLKLPRGCISENNSAPLTKRARQLRMTDDGTAVIIVSSSASPHRGRSTVVPQEKSDPQTPPAVDLSVSPSSQQISYSSGLTNGNQASHVFTDSPQIRYADGGASSQALQFLVPIAGGGGLPLPSSVFVGQPKDKWGSSDISADEQLACRWRKCHLLFDSLQDLVDHVNDFHVKPEKDSGYCCQWEGCARKGRGFNARYKMLIHIRTHTNEKPHCCPTCNKSFSRLENLKIHNRSHTGEKPYICPYEGCNKRYSNSSDRFKHTRTHYVDKPYYCKMVGCLKRYTDPSSLRKHIKAHGHFVAQAPPASGTMGSLLKVQIGELGAGTGMGNESELAYISRAHIIIPGATAAPLGRHGLQGMGGSLPITSLSPRPLDLSTLGCPSSSPAGLGGASFLSLSGSSLGLGKASLLCPAFHALPQGLPMMPVLGAERRAGGLGAGPCGEEIEEELEAGGVLNLSTGSSHDPLSWVVIPSGTVVLKPGVVN